AAGCGTTCTGGTAACTATTTATTAATTGAAAAAATACAGAGATGAAAGCCTTTCTATGGGGATTTCATTCTACAAAAATCCATTGATGAAAATTAGAATTTTACTTTTTTTGTTAATTTTGTTTACCGCTTGTGCTACGCGTAAAATCTCTTATAACCGAGAGAAAATAATTCATAGTTATTTGCCCTCCTATACCGTTTTTGTTGATAATGAGCCATTGGAATTCAATAATTTATATCTTGATAAAGAAAATATTAATAATGTAGAGATAGATAATAAAAATAAGACTTTATATATCAATCAATTGAAGAAAGAAGAATTCTTGAATTTGAATGATTTATTAAAAGAAAAAAAGCATTAATGTAGCAATGGTTATTATTAATGGTTTGCCTATTGAGGATAGTTTGTGGACAAAGACTAAGCTTTCGCCAAGAGCCATAAAATCAGTGAATATTCTGAAAAAAGAAAAAATGGAACATGGTATGATTTGCCGTCCTCTCAAAGGTGATTTTTTATTTATTAAAACAGATTAAATCAAAAAAAATGAAAAAAATATATTTAGTATTATTTATCGTAATTCAATGCGCGGTGAAAGCACAAGTGGAAAACTTGAGTATAAATATATTTGATGGCAAAAGTTTCCAAACGGATCAAATTATCGGATATGAAAAATTGTCTCCACAACTTATTAGATTGTCAAAATTAGATTCTGAATATCCATATGGAAACATAACTACATTTTTTAAAAATAATTTTATTTCTGGTAATGAAGGTCCATGTGGTAATGAGTGTAGAATAACTGTTTATGGTAAATACACTTTAAAAAAGAACAAAATAAAATTATTTATAAATAAAATTGAATATTGGAAAGATTGTAAAGCTCCAGATAAAATAATCAATAAAACTATTGGAACTTATACTTGGGAAGAGCAAGTAAACGGAGATGTACTTATGAAAAAAATAAAAAAATGAAAAAAATATTATTATTAGCATTTGTATGCTTTTATACTCAAATACAAGCGCAAGTCAATGAATATCCTACCAGCCCCGTGGATTATGTAAATCCGCTCATGGGTACGGATTCCAAATTTGCGCTCTCCAACGGGAACACCTATCCCGCCATTGGTCGGCCTTGGGGCATGAACCTCTGGACGCCACAGACCAATAAAAATGGCGACGGCTGGGTGTATCAATACAGTGCTGATAAAATTAACGGGTTTAAACAAACACATCAACCTTCGCCGTGGATGAACGATTATGGAGCCTTTGCCATTATGCCCATCGTGGGTAAATTACGATTTGAGGAAGATGAGCGCGCCAGCTGGTATTCGCACAAGACAGAGGAAGCCACGCCGTATGATTATAAAGTGTATCTGGCAGATGAAGACATCACCGCTGAATTAGCCCCAACGGAGCGTGCGGCGATGCTCCAATTTACTTATCCTAAAACCGATTCTGCCATGATTGTGGTAGATGCTTATCACAAAGGCTCTTGGGTGAAATACTTGCCTAAAGAAAACAAAATTGTGGGCTACAACACCTTTAACAATGGTGGCGTGGCAGATAATTTTAAAAATTATTTTGTGATAGAATTAAGCCAAAAACCAGATTTTTATAAAACTTGGAACAATGGCAAATTTGAAAATTCTCCCGAGGTGAAAAGCGAAAGAGCGGGTATTGTCGTAGGTTTTAATAAAACTAAAAAAGGCGAAAAAATCACTTGCCGTGTGGCTTCATCGTTCATCAGTTTGGAGCAAGCCGAGCAAAATTTAAAAGCTGAATTAGGCTCAAAATCTTTAGCCCAAGTAAAAGAAGAAGGTAAAAAGGAGTGGAACGAAGTTTTGTCTAAAGTCTTGGTAAAAGGTGGCGACGAAAACCAAATGCGCACTTTTTATTCTTGCTTGTATCGCATGGTGTTTTTCCCGCTTAGAATGTACGAAATCACTCAAAATGGCGACATCGTACACTACAGTCCGCAAAACGGAAAAGTGGAAAAAGGCTATAAATTTGCAGGGACAGGCTTTTGGGATACTTTCAGAGCCTTGTATCCTTTCTTAAACTTGATGTATCCTTCGATCAATAAGCAAATGCAAGAAGGCTTAATCAATGATTACAAAGAAGGCGGCTGGTTGCCAGAATGGTCTTCGCCAGGCTATCGTGGAATCATGATTGGTAACAATTCGGCATCGGTGGTGGCAGAGGCTTACATCAAAGGTTTGCGTGGCTACGACATCGAAACGCTATACGAGGCACTGATTCATGGTGCCAATAACGAAGGTCCCGAAGCTACGGGAAGAAAAGGCGTGGCGTATTATAATCAATTGGGCTATGTGCCAAACGATGTGGACATCAACGAGAATGTGGCGCGTTCGCTTGAATATGCCTACGATGATTTTGCGATTTATCAATTGGCTAAAGCCTTGAAAAAGCCTAAAAAAGAAATCGAAAAATACCGCCAAAAAGCTTTTAATTATAAAAAATTATTTAAGCCAGAAAATAAATTAATGGCTCCTAAAAACAAAGACGGCAAATTTTCGCCCAACTTCAATCCGTTTTCTTGGGGTGGCGCCTTTACCGAGGGCAACAGTTGGCACTACTCGTGGTCGGTATTTCAGGACATAGAGGGCTTAAAGAATTTAATGGGCGGAAACCGAGAATTTGTACAAATGCTGGATTCTATTTTTGTGATGCCGCCTACTTATGAGGCTTCGTATTATGGCGGAATCATCCACGAAATCAGAGAAATGCAAGTGATGGGCATGGGGCAATATGCACACGGAAATCAGCCGATTCAGCACATGATTTATTTGTATGATTATGCGGGTGAGCCGTGGAAAACCCAAAAATGGGCACGCGAGGTGATGAACCGCATGTACAACGCCAATCCAGATGGCTATTGTGGCGATGAGGACAATGGGCAAACATCGGCTTGGTATGTGTTCTCTGCCCTGGGCATGTATCCCGTAACGCCTGCTTACCCTGAGTATGCACTGGGCGCACCATTGTTCAAAGAAGCGACTTTAAGTTTTGAAAATGGCAAAAAATTAAAAATTGAAGCACCAAACAATTCAGCCCAAAACCGCTATGCCGACAAGGTGTGGGTGAATGGTAAATTGTATGATAAAAACTATTTCAATCATTTTGATTTGCTCAAAGGCGGTGTCATTAAATTCGACATGCAAGCCGAGCCCAATAAAAAGCGTGGCACGAGCAAAAACGCTTATCCTTTCTCAATGAGCTTGGAGAGGTAGAGAAATGTTTTATATTTGTAGAAAGAGGTAGAAAAATTAATATGGCAAAAAAGAATCAATCAACAAGGTTAACTAATCAGCATAAATATTCGCAGGGTGTTGTAGGTATATTTGGAATGGAAGCAAAGTTGCATGATACCAAAGTTAGCGATATATCCAAGATTGTTGTGAGAAGACTAGAGCAGGAGTATCCTAAATTAAACTTTCGTTATAGAACAAGTGTTAAAAAGCAAGAAATAAATGAAGCTTTACAAAAAATAGATAAGTATTTAGGACAAACACTTTTTGTCCCTAATTCAAGTATAAAGCCAGATGGTGGAATTATTGAGGTAAAAGATGATAATGGTAATTGGAGAGTAATTTTAGTATCAGAAGCGAAGCATCAGGGTAAAGATATTGAAAATATTTTAAGTGGTAAATTAGTAGGGAAAAAGAATAATCAGGATTTAATGGCGGCAGGTAATGCAATAGAAAGAGCCTATAAGAATATCTCAGAAATAGCTAATTTTATGCTTTTAGAGTCTCACTTTCCTTATGTTTTGTTTTTAGAAGGTTCTAATTTTTTAACAGAAACTATTTCTATTAAAAGACCTGATGGTAGAGTAGTGAATCTTGAATACAATTCAGGAATGTTGAACAGATTGGATCGACTTACCTCGGCTAATTATGGTATGCCGATTAATACTAATTTATGTGAAAATAAATTTGTTAAACATTCGAATAAAACCATTATGCTTCAAGCAACATCTATTTACACACAAGGAAATGGTAAAAGGTGGAGGGGAGATGAAATGCTTGATATTATGCTTGACATTTCAAAAACCTCTCTTAAGATCTTAGGAAGTGATATTTTTAATCAAATAACTCAAAGTTAGATGGCTAGGAAAGCAACAAATAAATTATTACAAAAAGCTAAAAAAGCTAAAAGTGATGAGTTCTACACGCAATTGAAGGATATCGAAAGGGAATTACAGTATTATAAAAAACATTTTAAAAATAAAGTGGTTTATTGTAATTGTGATGATCCTCGAACTAGTAATTTTTTCAATTATTTCGTTTCAAACTTTAAAAAATTAGGACTTAAAAAAGTTATAGCTTCTTGTTATGTCAAGCAACAAACGGCTTTATTTGATACAGAAGTGATTGGAAAGGGTTTTTTCTATGAGTATACGGGAAAAGGGAGCAAGATTCAAATCCCCCAAATGGAGGATGTAGTTAGCTTTAAAGGAGATGGAGACTTTAGAAGTGGAGAGTGTGTTGAGTTGCTAAAACAAGCGGATATTGTAGTAACAAATCCACCATTTTCACTTTTTAGAGAATATGTTTCTCAGCTAAATGATTTTGATAAAAAATTTTTAATAATTGGAAACATTAATGCCATAACTTATAAGGAGATTTTTAAACTAATAAAAGAAGATAAAGTTTGGTTAGGCATTAATTTTGGGAGAGGTATTTCGGGATTTATTGTCCCGAAACATTACGAGTTATATGGAACAGAAACTAAGATTGATGAGTATGGTAATAGAATTATATCTCCCAATAATTGCCTTTGGTTGACGAATTTAGATATAGATAAAAGACATGAAAATATAGAACTTACTAAATATTACCAAGGAAATGAAAATGAGTATCCAAGTTATGATAACTATGATGGAATTAATATTGATAAGACAAAGAATATACCTTTAGATTATACGGGGTTTATGGGGGTTCCTATTACATTTTTGCATAAATATAATCCAGATCAATTTGAAATTATAAGATTTCGAAAAGGAGATGATGGAAAAGATTTATCGATCAATGGCAAATGTCCTTATTTTAGAATTATTATCAAAAATAGAAATGTACAGACTAAATTAATTCAAAGAAAAATGGAGTATTATAAAGAGATTAAACATTTAGAAAAAAATCGACCTATTGCAAATAAAATTTCAGTAAGTGCAAAATAATTCCTATCTTGTGCAAAGCTCGCAAAAGCTTGTGCAAAGGATTTCCCAGATGGGGGAAAGGCAGCACAAGATAGGAAATTGAATACACAACATAATGTAAAGAATTTCCTTGATGGGAAATTCAATATCCTAGATGATTTTTTGAAAAGTTGACAATAAAAATAAAAATTAATCGATAAAAAATAAAATTATGGCGAGAAAATCGTATTCAGAGAGCATCACTTCGGCAAAAGTGATGATTGATGCCCTTAAAAATAACAAGGGAAGTTTGCCACAAAAGTTAGACGACGATTTCATTACAAAAATGGAAAGCCTCCGCACCAAAGCAGAGACGCTAAACTCCGAGCAGGAGAAGCTTAAAGCAGATTTAAAACAAAAAACCGAAGTACTAGACAAGGAACTCAAAGAATTAGAAAAACATTATGCAGAGGCTAAAAAGCGCATTAAGCTAGACTTTCCGCAAACAGCTTGGAAGGAGTTTGGTATTGAGGATAAAAGGTAGAAAAGAGGTTTTTTACAGCACATTTACAGAAAGGTTTTGTCAGCACGGCAGAACCTTTTTGTTTATAACTAAAAACCTTCGTTATTTAACGATTCTTCTTCCCCAAATGGTTGGTATACAAAAACACGGGGATTAAAATCAAAAGCATCACAGGCTGAATAATCAATCGGCGGATGTAGAAGCCTGCCGTAAAGCCTAAACTTGAAAATTCCGTTTTTAAGCTATAATAATACAAACCAAAAAATACCAAGGCTCCCACCACATACACCAGTGCGCTGAACTGCACATAGGCTTTTTTGCTGAAAATTAAAGCAATGATGCCGAGCGAAATGAGTGTGTTTAGCCCATATCTAAAAAGCATGCTGAGCAGGTGTTTGTTCAAGTCCATTGGGGGGAATGCCACATGATGATAATCCGTTTTGAAATAAGCCAACAGTGGATCATAGAACAATTCGGTTTGGAAAAAGCGAACTGCCATCAGCGCAAAAATCAATACAACGACAAGTGCCCAGCGTAGAAATTTCATCAGTTTTTATTTTTTAGCACAAAAAACACAATCCAGATAATCCACAAAATAACCACCATACCATAAATAATGGCAGGGAACAGATAATCGTGTGCCAATTCGCCGTATTCGGCGTGGTAGGCAAAAATATAATTGAGGATTGCAATGCGAGTGATATTGGTAAGGTGCAGTAAAATCACGCCCCCCACCGAATACAAGAAACTCGGTAAAAATCGTTTGGAAAACGCAATAATGAACGAAACAAAAATAATCATAATCGCTATGGCATTGCACCCTTCGTTGATGATACAGATGTAGCGGTCGTTCAGCAAGAAGCGGCGAAAAGTCTCTCCCGAAACTTGTTCAGAATCAGCATTGAATCCCAGCCACTGCATCACTTGCGCGGTGCTGTCTGCCACCCAAGCCGTGAACGGATCGGCAATTTGCTTTAATTCAGAAAAATGTTGCAAATACTGGCTATACAACAATGTAAGCACGATGTATGCGATAAAGAATTTGGCAATGAGCCACAATGCGGGTTTAAATTCCTTTAAATTCATAATTAAATGCAAATGTAGAAGATTATTTTTTATTTTTGCTTTAAATTCAGAATTATGAGCGATTTAAAAAAGAGAATTGATACGATTTTTGAGGCAAATCAAGAATTAGACAGCACTTTGCAAAAGGTTTGTAAATTGTTGTATGATGAGGTAAAGCACTTTAACTGGGTAGGCTTTTACTTTAAAAATGGCGACAAACAAGAGCTAAAGTTGGGACCATACAAGGGCGCACCCACCGAACACACCATCATCCCATACGGCAAAGGAATTTGTGGACAAGTGGCGGTGAGCAACGAGACTTTTATTTCACAAGATGTGTATGCCGAGGAAAATTATCTGGCGTGTAGCATTGAGACCAAAGCGGAAATCGTGGTGCCAATTTTTAAAAACGGCGAAAATGTGGGACAAATCGATATTGATTCGCATTATGCCAATTCCATCAGCAAGGAAGACGAGGCGCTGCTCGATTACATTTGCGAGCGTGTAGGAAAAATGCTTTAAAATCGGATTTTTTTGGAATTTAATATATTTAAAAATAGCACGGGTCGATTGCAAAAGCAATCGACCCGTGTGTTTTATCTAAGTTTTCTTTCTTTGATTAAGGCAAAACCTCTTTCATGATGTAGCCTTGAGAGCCGTTTGGCATAGGGATATTTAATTTTTGAGAAAGCGTAGGTGCCACATCGGTAATGTTGTAGCGAGTGAAACTTTCGCCTGGTTTCACTTTCCAGCCATACCAAATGTTGGGTACATGCGTGTCGTATAGGTAAGTAGTCCCGTGAGTGGTTCCTTTAGCGCCGTATTCCATGTATTGCGGATCTAGCAACACAACGATATCTCCGTTTTGTTTAGGGTCGTAGCCACGCTCGATTAAGCTTAAATTGTAATCGGTTGGGTTTCCTCTTAGGATATCATCTCTTGAATAGGTGCGAGCGATATAAGGTTTCTCATTGGCCCAGTCGCATATTTCACGAACGATTTTGTCATAATCCAATTTTTTGTTTTTGATGTATTCATCATTCAAGAAAATATTTTGGTTAGAATAATTGGTAATTAATTCTTTGCCATAAATCGGTGCAAAATGTCCTTGTAATTCTTTAAAAAATGCTTTATAATCCAGATTTTTCACATGGTATTTATGGTCGAGCAAGAAGTTTGGATTTTCTGCCGCAGCGTGGTCGGCACTCAAGAAAAGTAGATAATTTCCTTTTCCTACCTTTTGGTCAAGGAAGTTAAGCAAATCAGCAATGTTTAAATCCAATCTTAAGTAAGTATCTTGAATCTCCATAGAACGAGGCGCAAAATTGTGACCTACATAATCGGTAGAAGAGAAGCTAATCGCTAAGAAATCAGTGAATTCGCCTTTTCCTAAGTTTTCATGTTCTATGGCTTCTTTGGCTAAATGAGCCACCATATCGTTTCCGTAAGGTGTAGATTTCAAAACGCCCATATTTCCTGTTTTTTTCACCACTTTTTTCAAATCGTATGGAAACACAGGCTTGTCGAGCCCTGCAAAGCCCCCTTCGTATGGCGTATCGTCTGGTGTGCTTTCGTCGTAATCTTTAGGATTTTTAAGCAAGCTCCATCCTTGTTTTACAAATTTCTCAGGCTCTTTTTTAGCATTATAATTTTTCACCCATTGGGGTAAATCTTTCATGTAAAATGTACTTGAGATGAATTTACAATTTTTATCCATCCAGTAAGCGGCATCGGCAAAGTGACCAGCAGGCAAAATTGCACCACGATCTTTTACCGAAATCCCGATGACTTTTCCACGGAAATTATTGTTAAGTTTCAAAGCGTCGGTCACGGTAGTGGCTTTTAGGCGGTGCGGAGACATTTGTCCTTGCTTGTCGTCTGGAGCTATGCCCACACCCTGCATATGGCTATCAGAAGTACAATATACAAAATCTTTTTCGCCACGGTGGTACCAAGAGTTTCCTACGATGCCGTGAATGGCAGGCGTAGTCCCAGTATAGAGACTTGAGTGTCCTGGCGCCGTGTAAGTAGGCATATAATTATAGTGTGTATTTTTGAAATTAAAGCCCTCTCTCATCAGTCGTTTAAAACCATCGTTAGAGAAATCGCTGTTGTAGCGGTACAGATAATCGGGGCGCATTTGGTCTACCACGATGCCCACCACGAGTTTGGGTTGTTCTACTTGCCCAAAGCTTAGGCAAAGTGCACTAAGCGCGAGCGTACTGAAAATTTTCTTCATATTTTCTGTATTAATTAAAATGCTAAACTACTAAATTAAAAATAAGTAAAGAAGGTTTTGGTGTGAAAAAATATTTAAATTTTGAATTTTAAAATTCGTTCAAAAGCCTATATAAATAATTTTTTTAAATCTAGTGTTAAATCTCAAAAAAAGGTTTTCAACACCTATATTTGATAATTCATCTAAGCCATATCCACAAAAGATTTGCGCCCTTTTGGGGGATATTATAGCTGATTTTTGAGTTGTCTTTTTTGCTACTTTTATATAACTTAGTCCACCGAATTGATTAAAAATTCACACCAAAATTCATATAATAAATTATAAAACAAAAAATTAGCATTATGGGCATTTTTGATAAAAGAATTAATTACAAACCGTTTGAATATCCCGAAATTCTACAATTTACCGAGGCAATTAACAAATCTTTTTGGGTACATTCAGAAGTGGATTTCACTGCAGATATCCAAGATTTTCATTCTCAGATTTCAGACGCAGATCGCAACGCTGTTAAAAACAGTTTGCTAGCCATTGCGCAAATCGAGGTTGCTGTAAAAACTTTCTGGGGGAATCTTTACAAACATATGCCAAAACCAGAAATGAATGGGCTAGGGGCTACTTTTGCAGAATGCGAATTTAGACACTCAGAGGCGTATTCAAGATTGCTTGAGGTTTTGGGCTACAACGACGAGTTTGAAAAAGTAATCGAGGTGCCTGTCATCAAAAAAAGAATCGAATACCTAAACGAGGCGTTGAAAGATGCCAATTCAGAAGACCACAAAGCGTATGTGATGTCGCTTTTGATGTTTAGTATTTTGATTGAAAATGTTTCGTTATTTAGTCAATTTGCTATCATTCTTTCGTTTACAAGATTTAGAGGTTACATGAAAAATGTATCAAACATCATCGCATGGACTTCTGTAGACGAGCAAATTCACGCCAATGCAGGAATTTATTTAATTAATAAAATTAAAGAAGAACAACCTGAATTGTTGCAAGAAGACGAAGAAGCGCAGATTTATGATTTAATCAAGGAATCTATCAACATCGAGGCGCAAATCCTAGATTGGATTTTTGAACAAGGCGAAATCCCAAATATTACCAAAGAAAATCTACTTAACTTTATGAAATTCAGAGTAGACGATAGTTTGGTGAAAATCGGAATGAAACCATTGTTTAATGTTACCAGCGAGGAATACAAAGCCATGGAATGGTTTGAGCAAGAGGTGTTTGCCAATTCGCTCGATGATTTCTTTGCCAAACGCCCAGTGGATTACACCAAGCACGATAAAAGTTTTTCAGCCAATAGTTTGTTCTAAAAAAAACTAAATCATGACCGAATCGATAAAACAAGAAATGATTTACAATTTCAGTAAAGATTTCAAACTTGGCGAATATATTTATATGGGCATGGGGCTTGTCGGCGAGCACCGCGTGTGTATTTCCGTAGCCTACAAAATTGATTACTGCATCAAAAAAGCTAATCAATTTGTAGAAACAGATCCTAATGTGAAGTTTACTCACATCAACAAAGTAAAAGTGGGCGAGACCAGTGCTACCCAAAAATTTGAATTATAACTAAAACTAAAACATACCAACACAAAAAATGTCTGAAGAAAAAAATATATGGTGGCTCAATGAGGAGTCTGAACAAATGCTCAATCGTGGTTATTTGCTAAAAGGCGAAACTGTAGAAGGCGCCATTGAGCGTATCACTACCGCAGCTGCCAAGAGATTATACAAACCAGAACTTCAACCAAGATTCGAGGAGATTATCCGCAAGGGCTGGATGAGCCTTTCATCTCCCGTTTGGGCCAATATGGGAACCCAGCGAGGCTTGCCAATTTCATGTTTCAATGTGCATGTACCCGATAGTATTGAGGGGATTACGCATAAATTGGCAGAGGTAATTATGCAAACTAAAATTGGTGGAGGTACTTCAGGCTATTTTGGAGAATTAAGACACCGAGGAACTGCCGTGACCGATAATGGTAAATCTTCTGGTTCTGTGAGTTTTATGAAGCTTTTTGATACCGCAATGGATGTGGTTTCTCAAGGTGGAGTGCGTCGTGGGGCGTTTGCAGCTTATTTAGACATCGATCATCCAGATGTCGAAGAATTTTTACATATAAAAGATATAGGAAACCCGATTCAAAACCTTTTTTATGGCGTTTGTGTGCCAGATTATTGGATGAACGACATGATTGAAGGCGATATGGAAAAACGCAGAATTTGGGCTAAAGTGCTTGAATCTCGCCAGAAAAAAGGATTACCCTATATTTTGTTCTCAGACAATGTCAATCGTCAGAAGCCACAAGTTTATAAGGACAATAATATGATGATTAATTCCAGTAACTTGTGTTCAGAAATTATGTTGCCATCGTCTGTAGATGAGTCGTTTATCTGCTGTTTGTCTTCGATGAACTTAGAACTTTTCGACGAGTGGAAAGACACCGATGCAGTGCAATTGGCTATTTTCTTCTTAGATGCAGTACTTTCAGAATTCATTGCCAAAACCGAAGGAAATTATTATTTATCATCAGCCAGAAAATTTGCGATGCGTCACCGAGCATTAGGTTTAGGGGCTTTAGGATACCATTCCTATTTACAAAAAAATATGATTCCGTTTGAAAGCATGGAAGCAAAACAATTCAATGCCAGAGCCTTTAAATTTATTAGAGATGAAGCTTTAAAAGCTAGCCAAGAATTAGCCAATATTTATGGAGAGCCTGAAATTTTGAAAGAATATGGTCGTAGAAATACCACTTTGATGGCAATTGCACCTACTACTTCAAGTTCTGCGATTTTAGGACAAACTTCGCCAGGAATTGAGCCGTATGCAAGTAACTACTACAAAGCAGGTTTGGCTAAAGGAAACTTTATGCGCCAAAACAAATATTTGAAAAAATTATTGGCAGAAAAAGGTATGGATACCGAAGATATCTGGAGAAATATTATGCTAAATCATGGTTCTATCCAGCAATTGGAAGGATTGACTCAGCGAGAAAAAGATGTGTTTAAAACATTCAAAGAAATTTCTCCGATGGAAATCATCACACAAGCCGCTCAGCGTCAGCAATTCATAGACCAAGCACAAAGCTTGAACTTGAATATTCCATCGTCTTTACCTGTAAAAGATGTTAATGCGTTGATGATTGAAGCTTGGCGTTTAGGTGTGAAAACTTTGTATTACCAAAGAAGCCAATCTGTA
This Ornithobacterium rhinotracheale DNA region includes the following protein-coding sequences:
- a CDS encoding ribonucleotide-diphosphate reductase subunit beta, translating into MGIFDKRINYKPFEYPEILQFTEAINKSFWVHSEVDFTADIQDFHSQISDADRNAVKNSLLAIAQIEVAVKTFWGNLYKHMPKPEMNGLGATFAECEFRHSEAYSRLLEVLGYNDEFEKVIEVPVIKKRIEYLNEALKDANSEDHKAYVMSLLMFSILIENVSLFSQFAIILSFTRFRGYMKNVSNIIAWTSVDEQIHANAGIYLINKIKEEQPELLQEDEEAQIYDLIKESINIEAQILDWIFEQGEIPNITKENLLNFMKFRVDDSLVKIGMKPLFNVTSEEYKAMEWFEQEVFANSLDDFFAKRPVDYTKHDKSFSANSLF
- a CDS encoding GAF domain-containing protein; this encodes MSDLKKRIDTIFEANQELDSTLQKVCKLLYDEVKHFNWVGFYFKNGDKQELKLGPYKGAPTEHTIIPYGKGICGQVAVSNETFISQDVYAEENYLACSIETKAEIVVPIFKNGENVGQIDIDSHYANSISKEDEALLDYICERVGKML
- a CDS encoding exosortase F system-associated membrane protein — encoded protein: MKFLRWALVVVLIFALMAVRFFQTELFYDPLLAYFKTDYHHVAFPPMDLNKHLLSMLFRYGLNTLISLGIIALIFSKKAYVQFSALVYVVGALVFFGLYYYSLKTEFSSLGFTAGFYIRRLIIQPVMLLILIPVFLYTNHLGKKNR
- a CDS encoding GH92 family glycosyl hydrolase — encoded protein: MKKILLLAFVCFYTQIQAQVNEYPTSPVDYVNPLMGTDSKFALSNGNTYPAIGRPWGMNLWTPQTNKNGDGWVYQYSADKINGFKQTHQPSPWMNDYGAFAIMPIVGKLRFEEDERASWYSHKTEEATPYDYKVYLADEDITAELAPTERAAMLQFTYPKTDSAMIVVDAYHKGSWVKYLPKENKIVGYNTFNNGGVADNFKNYFVIELSQKPDFYKTWNNGKFENSPEVKSERAGIVVGFNKTKKGEKITCRVASSFISLEQAEQNLKAELGSKSLAQVKEEGKKEWNEVLSKVLVKGGDENQMRTFYSCLYRMVFFPLRMYEITQNGDIVHYSPQNGKVEKGYKFAGTGFWDTFRALYPFLNLMYPSINKQMQEGLINDYKEGGWLPEWSSPGYRGIMIGNNSASVVAEAYIKGLRGYDIETLYEALIHGANNEGPEATGRKGVAYYNQLGYVPNDVDINENVARSLEYAYDDFAIYQLAKALKKPKKEIEKYRQKAFNYKKLFKPENKLMAPKNKDGKFSPNFNPFSWGGAFTEGNSWHYSWSVFQDIEGLKNLMGGNREFVQMLDSIFVMPPTYEASYYGGIIHEIREMQVMGMGQYAHGNQPIQHMIYLYDYAGEPWKTQKWAREVMNRMYNANPDGYCGDEDNGQTSAWYVFSALGMYPVTPAYPEYALGAPLFKEATLSFENGKKLKIEAPNNSAQNRYADKVWVNGKLYDKNYFNHFDLLKGGVIKFDMQAEPNKKRGTSKNAYPFSMSLER
- a CDS encoding membrane-binding protein; protein product: MARKSYSESITSAKVMIDALKNNKGSLPQKLDDDFITKMESLRTKAETLNSEQEKLKADLKQKTEVLDKELKELEKHYAEAKKRIKLDFPQTAWKEFGIEDKR
- the pafA gene encoding alkaline phosphatase PafA gives rise to the protein MKKIFSTLALSALCLSFGQVEQPKLVVGIVVDQMRPDYLYRYNSDFSNDGFKRLMREGFNFKNTHYNYMPTYTAPGHSSLYTGTTPAIHGIVGNSWYHRGEKDFVYCTSDSHMQGVGIAPDDKQGQMSPHRLKATTVTDALKLNNNFRGKVIGISVKDRGAILPAGHFADAAYWMDKNCKFISSTFYMKDLPQWVKNYNAKKEPEKFVKQGWSLLKNPKDYDESTPDDTPYEGGFAGLDKPVFPYDLKKVVKKTGNMGVLKSTPYGNDMVAHLAKEAIEHENLGKGEFTDFLAISFSSTDYVGHNFAPRSMEIQDTYLRLDLNIADLLNFLDQKVGKGNYLLFLSADHAAAENPNFLLDHKYHVKNLDYKAFFKELQGHFAPIYGKELITNYSNQNIFLNDEYIKNKKLDYDKIVREICDWANEKPYIARTYSRDDILRGNPTDYNLSLIERGYDPKQNGDIVVLLDPQYMEYGAKGTTHGTTYLYDTHVPNIWYGWKVKPGESFTRYNITDVAPTLSQKLNIPMPNGSQGYIMKEVLP
- a CDS encoding adenine-specific methyltransferase EcoRI family protein — protein: MARKATNKLLQKAKKAKSDEFYTQLKDIERELQYYKKHFKNKVVYCNCDDPRTSNFFNYFVSNFKKLGLKKVIASCYVKQQTALFDTEVIGKGFFYEYTGKGSKIQIPQMEDVVSFKGDGDFRSGECVELLKQADIVVTNPPFSLFREYVSQLNDFDKKFLIIGNINAITYKEIFKLIKEDKVWLGINFGRGISGFIVPKHYELYGTETKIDEYGNRIISPNNCLWLTNLDIDKRHENIELTKYYQGNENEYPSYDNYDGINIDKTKNIPLDYTGFMGVPITFLHKYNPDQFEIIRFRKGDDGKDLSINGKCPYFRIIIKNRNVQTKLIQRKMEYYKEIKHLEKNRPIANKISVSAK
- the xrtF gene encoding exosortase family protein XrtF, whose translation is MNLKEFKPALWLIAKFFIAYIVLTLLYSQYLQHFSELKQIADPFTAWVADSTAQVMQWLGFNADSEQVSGETFRRFLLNDRYICIINEGCNAIAIMIIFVSFIIAFSKRFLPSFLYSVGGVILLHLTNITRIAILNYIFAYHAEYGELAHDYLFPAIIYGMVVILWIIWIVFFVLKNKN
- a CDS encoding EcoRI family type II restriction endonuclease, which translates into the protein MAKKNQSTRLTNQHKYSQGVVGIFGMEAKLHDTKVSDISKIVVRRLEQEYPKLNFRYRTSVKKQEINEALQKIDKYLGQTLFVPNSSIKPDGGIIEVKDDNGNWRVILVSEAKHQGKDIENILSGKLVGKKNNQDLMAAGNAIERAYKNISEIANFMLLESHFPYVLFLEGSNFLTETISIKRPDGRVVNLEYNSGMLNRLDRLTSANYGMPINTNLCENKFVKHSNKTIMLQATSIYTQGNGKRWRGDEMLDIMLDISKTSLKILGSDIFNQITQS